A single window of Nocardioides kongjuensis DNA harbors:
- a CDS encoding IclR family transcriptional regulator, with protein sequence MASAAAKKKADGESSDPPVSMVARIALIMRVFDEPGARFRLDDIATRTGLPRSTVHRILDQLLVTGWIQRRPDGYSLSAGASTARHSPSEHPELRSVAAPVLNRLHLDTGLVVHLGVLIGTDVLVLDRIAGRAAAGNAGTASRVGGRVPAHATALGKAILAQLPGEEIDTLFRPGLPKRSPRTIDDLPTLHQELGRIRARRGLAYENQELVLGTSALGAAIRADGLLAAISVGGAVPLEKLERLGPLMLRAAAHVTQRLSGQDEAVEPVRPTSDGVLGRMLRTLPADGWV encoded by the coding sequence ATGGCGAGTGCCGCGGCGAAGAAGAAGGCGGACGGGGAGAGCTCCGACCCGCCGGTGTCGATGGTCGCGCGGATCGCCCTGATCATGCGGGTCTTCGACGAGCCCGGCGCGCGGTTCCGGCTCGACGACATCGCCACCCGCACGGGCCTGCCGCGCTCGACGGTCCACCGGATCCTCGACCAGCTGCTCGTCACCGGCTGGATCCAGCGCCGACCCGACGGCTACTCGCTGTCCGCCGGCGCCTCGACCGCGCGGCACTCGCCGTCCGAGCACCCCGAGCTGCGCTCGGTCGCCGCCCCGGTCCTCAACCGGCTGCACCTCGACACCGGCCTGGTCGTGCACCTCGGCGTGCTGATCGGCACCGACGTGCTCGTCCTCGACCGGATCGCCGGGCGCGCCGCCGCCGGCAACGCCGGGACGGCGTCCCGCGTCGGCGGCCGGGTCCCGGCCCACGCCACCGCCCTCGGCAAGGCGATCCTGGCCCAGCTGCCCGGCGAGGAGATCGACACCCTCTTCCGCCCAGGCCTGCCCAAGCGCAGCCCCCGCACCATCGACGACCTGCCCACGCTCCACCAGGAGCTCGGTCGGATCCGCGCCCGCCGCGGCCTCGCCTACGAGAACCAGGAACTGGTCCTCGGCACCTCCGCCCTCGGCGCCGCCATCCGCGCCGACGGCCTCCTCGCCGCGATCTCGGTCGGTGGCGCCGTACCCCTGGAGAAGCTGGAGCGCCTCGGCCCGCTCATGCTCCGCGCCGCCGCCCACGTCACCCAGCGGCTGTCCGGGCAGGACGAGGCCGTCGAGCCGGTCCGGCCGACCTCGGACGGGGTGCTCGGGCGGATGCTGCGCACGCTACCGGCCGACGGCTGGGTGTAG
- a CDS encoding HNH endonuclease signature motif containing protein produces MDLGTRPRSTAALLSGLRAEVEGRQASLVREWATIVEWAGDHIITGPEGVATITEGYLDTGVPIAGAGAPLVSEFALMELVAVLGRTPDGGKAYVGRVIECAWRLPNVYEAVVAGRLAPWRAERIADLTRGLGAEAAGFVDRQLWNASGVGWAQLERLVAEAVLRYDPERAEADRQKAADHRHFDLSDVDEHGLVHLDGLMDAADGHDLDLAVARRAEVLGRLGDESSLDVRRSKAAAELARQDLALDLLVPDPDTGEVVATVPGRKVVLNVHVTDTTLAGRNPVGRWDEGRCPVSTAQIREWLRARHTTVIVRPVIDLADHVPVTAYEIPDRHKTRVALRDHTCRFPHCTRPATRCDIDHHQPHDQGGPTCPCNLVPLCRRHHRAKTHSAWRYDTITPGSYVWTSPNGYRFRVDHRGTHPVHDTGDPSPPDE; encoded by the coding sequence ATGGATCTCGGAACCCGGCCCCGTTCGACAGCGGCTCTGCTGTCCGGGCTGCGTGCCGAGGTCGAAGGCCGCCAGGCCTCCCTGGTCCGCGAATGGGCGACGATCGTGGAGTGGGCCGGCGACCACATCATCACCGGACCCGAGGGTGTCGCGACGATCACCGAGGGCTACCTCGACACCGGCGTGCCCATCGCCGGGGCGGGTGCCCCGCTGGTCAGCGAGTTCGCGTTGATGGAGCTCGTCGCGGTCCTCGGCCGCACCCCCGACGGCGGCAAGGCGTATGTCGGTCGGGTCATCGAGTGCGCCTGGCGGCTCCCCAACGTCTACGAGGCGGTGGTGGCGGGGAGGTTGGCGCCGTGGCGTGCTGAGCGGATCGCGGACCTCACCCGGGGTCTTGGTGCTGAGGCGGCGGGGTTCGTGGACCGGCAGCTGTGGAACGCCTCCGGCGTCGGGTGGGCCCAGCTCGAACGCCTCGTCGCGGAAGCCGTGCTCCGCTACGACCCCGAACGCGCGGAAGCCGACCGCCAGAAGGCTGCCGACCACCGGCACTTCGACCTCAGTGACGTGGACGAGCACGGGCTGGTGCACCTCGACGGGCTGATGGATGCCGCCGACGGGCACGACCTCGACCTCGCCGTCGCTCGTCGCGCGGAGGTGCTGGGCCGGTTGGGTGACGAGAGCTCGTTGGACGTGCGCCGGTCGAAAGCGGCTGCCGAGCTCGCCCGCCAGGACCTGGCCCTGGACCTGCTGGTCCCGGACCCGGACACCGGGGAGGTGGTCGCGACCGTCCCTGGTCGCAAGGTCGTGTTGAACGTGCACGTCACCGACACCACCCTTGCTGGCCGGAACCCGGTCGGGCGGTGGGACGAGGGTCGCTGCCCGGTCAGCACCGCTCAGATCCGGGAGTGGCTGCGTGCCCGGCACACCACCGTGATCGTCCGGCCGGTGATCGACCTGGCCGACCACGTCCCCGTCACGGCCTACGAGATCCCCGACCGCCACAAGACCCGCGTCGCGTTGCGGGACCACACCTGCCGGTTCCCCCACTGCACCCGTCCCGCGACCCGGTGCGACATCGACCACCACCAACCCCACGACCAGGGTGGTCCGACCTGCCCCTGCAACCTCGTCCCACTCTGCCGGCGGCACCACCGCGCGAAGACCCACTCAGCCTGGCGCTACGACACCATCACGCCCGGATCCTACGTCTGGACCAGTCCCAACGGCTACCGGTTCCGGGTCGACCACCGCGGCACCCACCCCGTCCACGACACCGGCGACCCCAGCCCGCCCGACGAGTAG
- a CDS encoding acyl-CoA dehydrogenase family protein produces MSEATDAVISGVRAMLPELARDAAAVEINGAVDSAVIERLTETGLFRMLRPAAYGGLEADPVTFFRAVRLLSRSCPSTGFVASILGAHEWHLALFDERAQADVWGADPAARLASSYTPDGQLTPTEGGYRLTGRWRTSTGIHHATWAVVGALLLDEKGEPVDFVGTLVPATDYRIEERWDPTGLRAVGADGIAVEDAFVPSYRTFGARERMLQEDPAWAGKLPPLYRMPYSVIHTHAVAVPVIGAAEGAYDALLADRPEAAAAPTVARAATDLHVAWRQLTGHLERLLERAERNEPPHTESVVRARRDQSLAAERAVRAIGSFLDAAGPEAWERRHPLQRAWRDAQVAATNAANSVDQTLSIFGRWAYGLDITDRWW; encoded by the coding sequence GTGAGCGAGGCGACCGACGCGGTCATCTCCGGGGTCCGGGCCATGCTGCCCGAGCTGGCCCGCGACGCAGCGGCGGTCGAGATCAACGGTGCGGTCGACAGCGCGGTGATCGAGCGGCTCACCGAGACGGGCCTGTTCCGGATGCTCCGGCCCGCCGCGTACGGCGGCCTCGAGGCCGACCCGGTCACCTTCTTCCGTGCCGTCCGGTTGCTGTCGCGATCCTGCCCCTCGACCGGCTTCGTCGCCTCGATCCTCGGCGCCCACGAGTGGCACCTCGCGCTCTTCGACGAGCGCGCCCAGGCCGACGTGTGGGGCGCTGACCCGGCCGCGCGGCTCGCGTCGTCGTACACCCCCGACGGACAGCTCACCCCCACCGAGGGCGGCTACCGGCTCACCGGCCGGTGGCGTACGTCGACCGGCATCCACCACGCGACCTGGGCGGTCGTGGGCGCGCTCCTGCTCGACGAGAAGGGCGAGCCGGTCGACTTCGTCGGCACCCTGGTCCCCGCCACCGACTACCGGATCGAGGAGCGCTGGGACCCGACCGGACTGCGCGCCGTCGGCGCCGACGGCATCGCCGTCGAGGACGCGTTCGTGCCGTCGTACCGGACCTTCGGGGCGCGGGAGCGGATGCTCCAGGAGGACCCGGCGTGGGCCGGCAAGCTGCCTCCGCTCTACCGGATGCCCTACAGCGTCATCCACACCCACGCGGTCGCCGTCCCCGTGATCGGCGCGGCCGAGGGCGCCTACGACGCGCTGCTCGCCGACCGCCCCGAGGCCGCTGCCGCGCCCACCGTCGCCCGCGCCGCGACCGACCTCCACGTCGCCTGGCGCCAGCTCACCGGCCACCTCGAGCGCCTGCTCGAGCGCGCCGAGCGCAACGAGCCGCCCCACACCGAGAGCGTCGTGCGTGCCCGCCGCGACCAGTCCCTGGCCGCCGAGCGCGCCGTCCGCGCGATCGGCAGCTTCCTCGACGCCGCCGGCCCCGAGGCCTGGGAGCGCCGCCACCCGCTGCAGCGTGCCTGGCGCGACGCCCAGGTCGCCGCCACCAACGCCGCCAACTCGGTCGACCAGACGCTGTCGATCTTCGGTCGCTGGGCCTACGGGCTCGACATCACCGACCGCTGGTGGTGA
- a CDS encoding tyrosine-protein phosphatase gives MGTVSEATRWLDLAEVDNIRDLGGLPVAGGGVTRSGVAFRASTLQEICAADVTELVDVRGLRTIIDLRLPDEAAREGHGLLRDTAVRVVNLPVKKADATLLDVVVPSGTSADLGALYWQLLAGSTESFVEAARIIGDPEQHAVVFHCAAGKDRTGVIAAVLLDAVGVSSEDIAADYALTSERAAQVRERLVRIPAYKNLPNVGQGVFAVDGTAIGSFVDALRATYGGGAEFLLRHGLTEAELAALRLALVG, from the coding sequence GTGGGCACGGTGAGCGAGGCCACCAGGTGGCTCGACCTGGCAGAGGTCGACAACATCCGCGACCTCGGCGGTCTCCCGGTCGCGGGCGGTGGCGTCACCCGCTCCGGCGTGGCGTTCCGGGCCAGCACGCTGCAGGAGATCTGCGCTGCGGACGTGACCGAGCTGGTCGACGTGCGCGGGCTGCGCACGATCATCGACCTGCGGCTGCCCGACGAGGCCGCCCGTGAGGGACACGGCCTGCTCCGCGACACGGCCGTGCGGGTGGTGAACCTCCCCGTGAAGAAGGCCGACGCGACCCTGCTCGACGTCGTCGTGCCCTCGGGCACCAGCGCCGACCTCGGCGCCCTGTACTGGCAGCTGCTCGCCGGCAGCACCGAGTCGTTCGTCGAGGCCGCGCGGATCATCGGCGACCCCGAGCAGCACGCCGTGGTCTTCCACTGCGCCGCCGGGAAGGACCGCACCGGCGTCATCGCCGCCGTGCTGCTCGACGCCGTGGGTGTCTCGTCCGAGGACATCGCCGCCGACTACGCCCTCACCTCCGAGCGCGCCGCGCAGGTGCGCGAGCGGCTGGTCCGCATCCCCGCCTACAAGAACCTGCCCAACGTCGGCCAGGGTGTGTTCGCCGTCGACGGCACCGCGATCGGTTCGTTCGTGGACGCGCTGCGTGCGACGTACGGCGGCGGCGCGGAGTTCCTGCTGCGCCACGGCCTCACCGAGGCCGAGCTGGCCGCGCTGCGGCTCGCGCTGGTCGGCTGA
- a CDS encoding FAD-dependent oxidoreductase, giving the protein MGDLVADVVVLGHGAAGCAAAIEAHDAGARVVLVDKLPAGLEGGNTRVSGGAWWEPSSAERAAAYLRSLCGERPVPEPVVAAWAEECTRTTAWMREVVGAEVGTVPGTLDRGIAGTVVEVPPEFPELEGSDAVTGWRAVGGALGRSRLLAALTRAVAARDITVLLGTRAERLVQDADGTVVGVQVTDADGARRTLPAAGGVVLATGGFEGDVRMVRDYLRLPQTLTWGSPHNTGDGHRMAQKAGADLWHMDNMTSIEGFRVPGFDSGFYARFSFRKGFLYVDHDGRRCVDELPRTGHGQARVHGAYEHVPVRSLHAVFDEATRLAGPISPTAAMLPVGWNVLVEDYEWSWDNSVEIEKGWLHRADTLEELAPLIGVDPELLVASVERYNAACAAGFDEQLGRDPSTLVALGDGPYYAFTSAPMLAWSNGGPRRNEHAEVLDPFGETIAGLYAAGGVSTTYSWCKDGGMHIADALAFGRIAGRRASARARVLSARSQG; this is encoded by the coding sequence ATGGGCGACCTCGTGGCCGACGTCGTCGTGCTCGGCCACGGCGCCGCCGGCTGTGCCGCGGCGATCGAGGCCCACGACGCGGGTGCCCGTGTCGTCCTGGTCGACAAGCTGCCCGCTGGCCTGGAGGGCGGCAACACCCGCGTCTCCGGTGGCGCCTGGTGGGAGCCGTCGAGCGCCGAGCGGGCCGCGGCCTACCTGCGCAGCCTGTGCGGCGAGCGCCCCGTGCCCGAGCCGGTCGTGGCGGCCTGGGCCGAGGAGTGCACCCGCACCACGGCATGGATGCGCGAGGTCGTCGGCGCCGAGGTCGGGACCGTGCCGGGCACGCTCGACCGCGGCATCGCCGGCACGGTCGTGGAGGTCCCGCCCGAGTTCCCCGAGCTCGAGGGCAGCGACGCGGTCACCGGGTGGCGTGCCGTCGGCGGAGCGCTCGGCAGGTCGCGCCTCCTCGCCGCCCTCACCCGGGCCGTGGCCGCCCGCGACATCACCGTCCTCCTCGGCACCCGTGCCGAGCGCCTCGTCCAGGACGCCGACGGCACCGTCGTCGGCGTCCAGGTCACCGACGCCGACGGCGCCCGCCGCACCCTCCCTGCGGCGGGCGGCGTCGTGCTCGCCACCGGCGGCTTCGAGGGCGACGTCCGCATGGTCCGCGACTACCTCCGCCTCCCGCAGACGCTGACCTGGGGCTCGCCCCACAACACCGGCGACGGGCACCGGATGGCCCAGAAGGCGGGCGCCGACCTGTGGCACATGGACAACATGACCAGCATCGAGGGCTTCCGGGTCCCCGGCTTCGACAGCGGCTTCTACGCACGGTTCTCGTTCCGCAAGGGCTTCCTCTACGTCGACCACGACGGTCGCCGCTGCGTCGACGAGCTGCCCCGGACCGGGCACGGCCAGGCCCGCGTGCACGGCGCCTACGAGCACGTCCCGGTCCGCAGCCTGCACGCCGTCTTCGACGAGGCGACCCGCCTCGCCGGACCGATCTCGCCCACCGCGGCGATGCTGCCGGTCGGCTGGAACGTGCTGGTCGAGGACTACGAGTGGAGCTGGGACAACAGCGTCGAGATCGAGAAGGGCTGGCTGCACAGGGCCGACACCCTCGAGGAGCTGGCGCCGCTGATCGGCGTCGACCCGGAGCTCCTCGTCGCCTCGGTCGAGCGCTACAACGCGGCCTGCGCAGCCGGGTTCGACGAGCAGCTCGGCCGGGACCCGTCGACCCTGGTCGCGCTCGGCGACGGCCCCTACTACGCGTTCACGTCGGCACCGATGCTGGCCTGGAGCAACGGCGGCCCGCGCCGCAACGAGCACGCCGAGGTCCTCGACCCGTTCGGCGAGACCATCGCCGGCCTGTACGCCGCCGGCGGGGTCAGCACGACCTACAGCTGGTGCAAGGACGGCGGCATGCACATCGCCGACGCGCTCGCGTTCGGCCGCATCGCCGGTCGCCGAGCCAGTGCTCGGGCGCGCGTGCTCAGCGCACGATCGCAGGGTTGA
- a CDS encoding SDR family NAD(P)-dependent oxidoreductase has translation MTAPVAVVTGASRGVGRGIALALGDLGATIYVTGRSASVADVAAEVGVRGGHGIGVLCDHGDDAAVAALFSRVGEEQGRLDVLVNNAIALPPGLGDDLPFWERPLAHQAMFDVGLRSTYAASWHAAPLLVTARGLLVNTSSFGGGCYMHGPAYGAAKAGVDRLAHDFGIDLEPHGVTAVSLWMGILRTERTQAALEADPDRYGDLAARTESVELPGRVIAALWQHPERTRWNGQTVVNAELAVELGVTDVDGAQPPSHRSMLGGPPAVNPAIVR, from the coding sequence GTGACCGCACCCGTCGCCGTCGTGACCGGCGCCTCGCGGGGCGTCGGTCGCGGCATCGCGCTGGCGCTCGGCGACCTCGGCGCGACCATCTACGTGACCGGCCGCTCCGCGTCCGTGGCCGACGTCGCCGCAGAGGTCGGCGTCCGCGGCGGCCACGGGATCGGCGTGCTCTGCGACCACGGTGACGACGCCGCCGTGGCGGCCCTGTTCAGCCGAGTGGGGGAGGAACAGGGTCGCCTCGACGTCCTCGTCAACAACGCGATCGCCCTGCCTCCCGGGCTCGGCGACGACCTGCCGTTCTGGGAGCGGCCGCTCGCGCACCAGGCGATGTTCGACGTCGGCCTGCGCTCGACGTACGCCGCCAGCTGGCACGCGGCGCCGCTGCTGGTCACAGCCCGCGGACTGCTCGTCAACACCTCGTCCTTCGGCGGCGGCTGCTACATGCACGGCCCGGCGTACGGCGCCGCGAAGGCCGGTGTCGACCGGCTCGCCCACGACTTCGGCATCGACCTCGAGCCGCACGGCGTGACCGCGGTGTCGTTGTGGATGGGCATCCTGCGCACCGAGCGGACGCAGGCTGCGCTGGAGGCCGACCCCGACCGATACGGCGACCTGGCGGCACGCACCGAGTCCGTCGAGCTCCCCGGCAGGGTGATCGCCGCCCTCTGGCAGCACCCCGAGCGAACCCGCTGGAACGGGCAGACGGTGGTGAACGCCGAGCTCGCCGTCGAGCTCGGCGTGACCGACGTCGACGGCGCACAGCCGCCCTCGCACCGGTCGATGCTGGGCGGCCCGCCCGCGGTCAACCCTGCGATCGTGCGCTGA
- a CDS encoding pyruvate, phosphate dikinase, translating to MATIDRPAIAAGITADVVRLDGSCDLDRAAIGGKAWSVNAMRALGLPVPPAVALTTGCCAAFYAADGTVPDDVWEQVRRGVAFLEEETGRSFGSTERPLLVSVRSGAPVSMPGMMDTVLNLGLTDATAAALVAESGDEAHVADTRERFVRQYQETVAEGPVPDDAWAQLRAAVAAVFGSWQSARAQTYRRTQGIADDLGTAVTVQAMVFGNLDDHSGTGVLFSRDPSTGEPAPFGEWLARGQGEDVVSGRVTPQPLAMLAEQMPAVHADLMKATATLEESGRDVQDIEFTVEGGRLWLLQTRSAKRTAAAAVRIAVDLVDEGVLTPAEAVAQVSAEQLQAVVEAASGAGVGTPVATGESACPGLAYGVAVADPDEAEERAEAGEDVILVRSATSPDDLHGMLAANGIVTEYGGATSHAAVVSREIARPCVVGCGAGTVESLVGREITVDGATGQVWEGRIESVAAEENPYLARLQAWAAEAE from the coding sequence ATGGCGACCATCGACCGCCCGGCCATCGCTGCCGGCATCACCGCCGACGTCGTCCGCCTCGACGGCAGCTGCGACCTCGACCGTGCCGCCATCGGGGGCAAGGCCTGGAGCGTCAACGCGATGCGCGCCCTCGGGCTGCCCGTCCCGCCCGCCGTCGCTCTCACCACCGGCTGCTGCGCGGCCTTCTACGCGGCGGACGGCACCGTCCCCGACGACGTCTGGGAGCAGGTACGACGCGGCGTCGCCTTCCTCGAGGAGGAGACCGGCCGCAGCTTCGGCAGCACCGAGCGTCCCCTGCTCGTCTCCGTCCGCAGCGGCGCGCCGGTCAGCATGCCCGGGATGATGGACACCGTCCTCAACCTCGGCCTCACCGACGCCACCGCGGCCGCGCTGGTCGCCGAGAGCGGCGACGAGGCGCACGTCGCCGACACCCGCGAGCGCTTCGTCCGGCAGTACCAGGAGACCGTTGCCGAGGGCCCGGTCCCCGACGACGCGTGGGCCCAGCTCCGTGCCGCCGTCGCCGCCGTCTTCGGGTCCTGGCAGTCCGCTCGCGCCCAGACCTACCGCCGCACGCAGGGGATCGCCGACGACCTCGGCACCGCCGTCACCGTGCAGGCGATGGTCTTCGGCAACCTCGACGACCACTCCGGCACCGGCGTGCTCTTCTCGCGCGACCCGAGCACCGGCGAGCCCGCGCCCTTCGGCGAGTGGCTCGCCCGCGGCCAGGGCGAGGACGTCGTCTCCGGCCGGGTCACCCCGCAGCCGCTGGCGATGCTCGCCGAGCAGATGCCGGCGGTGCACGCCGACCTGATGAAGGCGACCGCGACCCTGGAGGAGTCCGGGCGCGACGTGCAGGACATCGAGTTCACCGTCGAGGGCGGGCGGCTGTGGCTGCTGCAGACCCGGTCGGCCAAGCGGACGGCGGCGGCCGCCGTACGGATCGCGGTCGACCTGGTCGACGAGGGCGTGCTCACGCCGGCCGAGGCCGTGGCCCAGGTCAGCGCCGAGCAGCTGCAGGCGGTCGTCGAGGCCGCGTCCGGCGCCGGCGTCGGAACGCCGGTCGCGACCGGTGAGTCGGCCTGCCCCGGCCTGGCGTACGGCGTCGCCGTCGCCGACCCGGACGAGGCCGAGGAGCGCGCGGAGGCGGGCGAGGACGTCATCCTGGTCCGCTCCGCCACCTCGCCCGACGACCTGCACGGCATGCTCGCCGCCAACGGCATCGTCACCGAGTACGGCGGCGCGACCTCGCACGCCGCCGTCGTGAGCCGCGAGATCGCGCGCCCCTGCGTGGTCGGCTGCGGTGCCGGCACCGTCGAGTCGCTGGTGGGTCGCGAGATCACCGTCGACGGCGCCACGGGTCAGGTCTGGGAGGGCCGGATCGAGAGCGTCGCCGCCGAGGAGAACCCCTACCTCGCCCGCCTGCAGGCGTGGGCAGCGGAGGCGGAGTGA
- a CDS encoding glucose 1-dehydrogenase: MGTLDGRVIIITGGARGMGASHARHLIAEGARVVIGDVIDDAGEILAKELGDDAVFVHQDVTSAADWDAVVATATETFGAVHGLVNNAGVLSFGSLADTTPEAFQRMMDINVTGTFLGLRAVAPVITEAGGGSIVNISSINGLLGTAFTTAYTASKFAVRGLTKAAAQELGPAGIRVNSVHPGGIATPMTQHEGGDAAGAAFAKFPIPRWGQPEEVSPLVAFLLSDQSSYSTGGEFVVDGGITSGLYFS, encoded by the coding sequence ATGGGAACGCTTGACGGACGCGTCATCATCATCACGGGCGGTGCCCGTGGCATGGGCGCCTCGCACGCCCGCCACCTGATCGCCGAGGGCGCCCGGGTCGTCATCGGCGACGTCATCGACGACGCCGGCGAGATCCTCGCCAAGGAGCTCGGCGACGACGCCGTCTTCGTGCACCAGGACGTGACCTCGGCAGCCGACTGGGACGCGGTCGTCGCGACCGCCACGGAGACCTTCGGCGCCGTGCACGGCCTGGTCAACAACGCCGGCGTGCTCAGCTTCGGCTCGCTCGCCGACACCACGCCCGAGGCGTTCCAGCGGATGATGGACATCAACGTGACCGGCACCTTCCTCGGCCTGCGTGCGGTCGCCCCGGTGATCACCGAGGCCGGTGGCGGCTCGATCGTCAACATCTCCTCGATCAACGGCCTGCTCGGCACCGCCTTCACGACCGCCTACACCGCCAGCAAGTTCGCGGTCCGCGGCCTGACGAAGGCGGCGGCCCAGGAGCTCGGCCCCGCCGGCATCCGGGTCAACTCGGTCCACCCCGGTGGCATCGCCACCCCGATGACGCAGCACGAGGGCGGCGACGCCGCCGGTGCAGCGTTCGCGAAGTTCCCGATCCCGCGCTGGGGCCAGCCCGAGGAGGTGTCGCCGCTCGTGGCGTTCCTGCTCTCCGACCAGTCCAGCTACTCGACCGGCGGCGAGTTCGTCGTCGACGGTGGCATCACCAGCGGTCTGTACTTCTCATGA
- a CDS encoding FAD-dependent oxidoreductase — MTDPTTTAWQHEVDLLVVGAGAGGMTAALTGALSRLDTLLVEKATTYGGTTALSGGGIWVPNNPTLARAGITDPEERVVEYLEHITQGSIGRDRLVAYAHHGPAMFEMFEKHARHLTFSWCPGYSDYHPEAPGGRPEGRSVECPPFDMHQLGELAYTQRGSAMKVPGGLIITSADYVHLNMVTRTWRGRWRALKLGVRSTLNKLRRRQMVSLGQALVARLRISLRDAGVPVWLETPLLDLVRDEDGAVVGAVVERDGASYRIRARRGVIIASGGFDHNEAMRKEYLPEVGRADVSGGADTNTGDGILIGHAAGGALDLMDDAWWMPAVRKPDGRVHSLVSERSIPNSVILSPKGERFTNEASPYVTFVHDQIAHGHPYLWFVMDQTARRRYPFGATVPGADLPQKWYDAGTAHKASTLDELARLTGMDAATLTASVQRWNEIVASGEDADFGRGESAYERYYGDPTLPNPVLGAVDNAPYYAVRIEAGDLGTKGGLVTDRLGKVLDADGNAVTGLYATGNVAASVMGNDYAGAGATIGPAMVFGYLAALHAAGATN, encoded by the coding sequence ATGACGGACCCGACCACGACGGCCTGGCAGCACGAGGTCGACCTGCTCGTGGTCGGCGCGGGCGCGGGCGGCATGACCGCCGCGCTCACCGGCGCCCTGTCCCGCCTCGACACCCTGCTCGTCGAGAAGGCCACGACGTACGGCGGCACGACGGCGCTGTCCGGTGGCGGCATCTGGGTCCCGAACAACCCGACCCTGGCCCGCGCGGGCATCACGGACCCCGAGGAGCGGGTGGTCGAGTACCTCGAGCACATCACCCAGGGCTCGATCGGCCGCGACCGGCTGGTGGCCTACGCCCACCACGGCCCGGCCATGTTCGAGATGTTCGAGAAGCACGCCCGGCACCTGACCTTCAGCTGGTGCCCCGGCTACTCGGACTACCACCCCGAGGCGCCTGGGGGGCGTCCCGAGGGCCGTTCCGTCGAGTGCCCCCCGTTCGACATGCACCAGCTCGGCGAGCTCGCCTACACCCAGCGCGGCAGCGCGATGAAGGTCCCCGGCGGCCTGATCATCACCTCGGCCGACTACGTGCACCTCAACATGGTCACCCGCACCTGGCGCGGCCGCTGGCGTGCGCTCAAGCTCGGCGTGAGGTCGACGCTCAACAAGCTGCGCCGCCGCCAGATGGTCTCCCTCGGCCAGGCGCTGGTCGCCCGGCTGCGGATCTCGCTGCGCGACGCCGGCGTCCCGGTCTGGCTGGAGACCCCGCTGCTCGACCTCGTCCGCGACGAGGACGGCGCCGTGGTCGGCGCCGTCGTCGAGCGCGACGGAGCGTCGTACCGGATCCGGGCGCGGCGCGGCGTGATCATCGCCAGCGGCGGCTTCGACCACAACGAGGCGATGCGCAAGGAGTACCTCCCCGAGGTCGGTCGCGCCGACGTCTCCGGCGGCGCCGACACCAACACCGGCGACGGCATCCTGATCGGCCACGCTGCCGGTGGTGCGCTCGACCTGATGGACGACGCCTGGTGGATGCCGGCGGTGCGCAAGCCGGACGGCCGCGTGCACTCGCTCGTCTCCGAGCGGTCGATCCCCAACTCGGTGATCCTCTCGCCGAAGGGCGAGCGGTTCACGAACGAGGCGTCGCCGTACGTCACCTTCGTCCACGACCAGATCGCCCACGGCCACCCCTACCTGTGGTTCGTGATGGACCAGACCGCGCGCCGCCGCTACCCGTTCGGCGCCACCGTCCCGGGCGCCGACCTGCCGCAGAAGTGGTACGACGCCGGCACCGCCCACAAGGCCTCGACCCTCGACGAGCTGGCGCGCCTGACCGGCATGGACGCCGCGACCCTCACCGCCAGCGTGCAGCGCTGGAACGAGATCGTCGCGAGCGGCGAGGACGCCGACTTCGGCCGCGGCGAGAGCGCCTACGAGCGCTACTACGGCGACCCGACGCTGCCGAACCCGGTGCTCGGCGCCGTCGACAACGCGCCGTACTACGCCGTGCGCATCGAGGCCGGCGACCTCGGCACCAAGGGCGGTCTCGTGACCGACCGCCTCGGCAAGGTGCTCGACGCCGACGGCAACGCCGTGACCGGCCTCTACGCCACCGGCAACGTGGCCGCCTCGGTCATGGGCAACGACTACGCCGGTGCCGGCGCGACCATCGGTCCCGCGATGGTCTTCGGCTACCTCGCCGCGCTGCACGCCGCCGGCGCCACCAACTGA